The DNA segment TTGGAATATTCATTTTCAAGCTAAACAAGTTTTAGCTGAAGCAGCACAGTCCAGGGAAAAAGAAATTCCTGTGGATGAGCGACAAGTGCGATATGTCCAAAGTTTAGCCAAGCGATCGCTGTGGGTGGCTTTGGCTTTACACTTGTTTTCAGCTATTGGTCTTTATCTCCTCGCCGCCACAGGTATTAGTGCCGTAGGTTATATCAGTTCTGGCGCAGCTTTATTATTAACAATCCTCAGACCGGCAATTCGTGCTTATGAGTATATCTATGCGCGGCTAACAATGATTAGCCAAGAATGGAAATATCCCCGCGAAGATATAGTAGAACTCCGTCATCGCTTTGTTGAATTAGAACAGAAAGTCCAAGTTTTGGATGATCAATTTAACTTAGAACAGCCCTATTCTTTAGTAGCCACACAACAACGTTTTGGTGAGGAAACCCGCCGAGACTTAGCGAAAATCGCTGCCAATTTAGAAGAATTACGAGCTACAAATCAAACTGAACATGAGCGATTATCCAGAGAAGCCAGAAATGCGATCGCCCAGCTTTCTACTGACGGACAATTCCTCGATCATGTGCGAGAAATCATTCGCTTTTTTAAGACAGCTTGAGGCGAAAGAGGCGATCGCTCATACCACAATACGGTTCAGAGAAATGTAGGTTGGGTGGAGCTATCGCTCCACCCAACCTACACTAGTTTTTATTTTTAGCCTTAACTGAACGATATTGGCTCATACCATTTCCCGAAAAATATGATATAAGTATAAACCCTGAAAGCTTTGCTGCATCATTGCTACCCATTCCCGATTACAATGCTTAATTGTTAATTTGTGTATTCTCAGGAAATTTTTCGTTTTTCTGTGACGGTGCTGGAATTTGACTATCAGTAGAGGAATTTTGCTTTACTTCCACTGTGGGAACTACCACAGAAGAATCTGAATTTTTTGGCTCTGCGGGTTGTACCGGCACAACTATAGAATTTGCTGGCGGCTCAACTGGTGTGGTGGAATTTTGAGTTGAGGACGGTGGACTAGTATCTGTAGTGTTGGCTGGTTTGGCTGTGCGAGATGAACGGATTTCTCGCAATTTTTCTACGAGGGATGGTGTGGAGGATGTATTAGGTGACAGCCCTGGTTGTTCATAATTGCGGCGCTGTGATTCTCCTGTATTTGGTTGTGGTGATTGTTCTGAAGAATTGCTGTTGGGATTGGAAGATTCGCTTGGTTGGTTAGTTAGATTACGCCTGCGTCTTCTAGAAGGGGATACAGGTGTAGTTTCGCTTGCGGAATAATTTTGAGAGTTTTGTCTCGTATTATCTCGCTCTTGACTAGAATCAACTTGAGGTTTCCCTCCTACTGGTACCATTGGGCGTTCTTCAAACAGGGGTTTTGCCGACGGCTGTGTCCAAGAGCGGGAAAACAGGCTGGTGGCACTAAATCCGGCGGCGGCAGCAACCACAGCTATGATGACACCCAGGAAGACTTGAGAAGTGCCAGACTTTTGAGCTATTAAGGCAAGATTTTTCAGGGGTGATGGTTTTTTACCACTACCGGATGTTTTGGCACCAGAAAACTTTTCTTGCAGATGCACAGACAAATCAATGGTTGGCACTACATGAGTAGGTAATGCGTGAATTGGCAAATTTACGCCACTACCTGGTAGTAGTTGTAGCCATTCCGCAACCGTTGGTGGACGGAAGCGAGATTCTACGGCCATACCCCGCATGACAGCTTGATTTACGGCTGCACTGAGGTGGGGTTGTAGTTCACGGGGGGCTGGCATTTGTTCGCGATCGCGCAATAATGCTGGTAAGGGGACTTGTCCTGTTAACAGTGCATACAAAGTTGCCGCTAAACCATAAACATCGGTGGCGGGTGTGCGCGGTGCTTGAGTTAAATATTGTTCGATGGGGGCGTAGCCCTCAGATACTAGCCCTGTGTGAGTTTGACGCACACCGCTATTAAATTCACGGGCAATGCCAAAATCAATCAGCACTACCTCCTGTGTACCTTGACGGAGGATGATATTATCTGGTTTAACATCCCGGTGCAGCAAACCATTGTTGTGTACTACCTGCAATGCTGCCCCAATTTGGCGGATGTAATGAATTGCAGTTTCTTCTGGTAAAGGTATGGCCGGTAAAACAAAAGCATCTCCTAAGGTTTCTCCAGGGATATACTCCATTACCATGTAAGGTAATCCATCCTCAACAAAAAAATCACTTACCCTGACAATATTAGGATGGATACAAGTGGCGAGTCTTCTGGCTTCATCTTGGAACTGACGCTCGAACTTTGCAAAATCAGGGTGTTGGCGTAGTCGTTCGTTGATGGTTTTCATCACTACCTCATGTCCTAAGTAATGATGAGTAGCCTTAAACGTAATGCCAAAGCCACCACGTCCTACTTCTTGGATGAGGGTGTATTTTCCACCCTGTAAAATTTTGCCTGCTAACATAGAGAGTCTTGAGTCCTGAGTCTTAATTCCTGACGAAGCAAATAACTACTAATTCCTAATTGTGAGGGACTGCCAAACAAAAAAGTCTGCCCATATATTGTATTCAGTAGTCAGATTTTTCTCACTTTTACCATCCAAAAGGCTCTTCGGTTAGCTCAAACAAGAATTTTTGCAGAAAAATCTTACACCCTTCACATAAACACTTTCTTTGAGAAAACTCACCTTGATTAAATAGGTTGTCTAATTTTACTTTGTAATCACAATAAATTTCAGGAGTCATGTAGCCCTAATGTCTCAAAAGTCGTCTCAAAGCCATCTGTCTACTTCACAAAATCCTTACACAGACAACATCAATCGTTCAGATAAATGGCAACAAAGGGTAGCACAGGTAGCATATCGCTTTAACCAACAGTATCAAAATCAATCCTTAGAACTACCAGCAGAAGTACAGGAAATGCCGATTTATCGAGAATGGATTTCTGGCATATTGGCAGGAAAGATTGCTTCTCCTTTCTGGGAAATGGCCCAACCCCAAAAAAATCAGCACTGTTTAGATATTGGTTGTGGAGTTAGTTTTTTGATTTATCCTTGGCGAGATTGGCAAGCATTTTTTTATGGGCAAGATGTAAGCAATGTAGCGCGAGATACCCTCAATTCTCGTGGTTCCCAGTTGAACTCCAAGTTATTCAAAGGCGTGGAATTAGGGGCAGCCCATCAGTTAAAATACACATTGTCTTATTTTGATCTAGCGATCGCTACAGGATTCAGTTGCTATTTTCCCCTGGAATATTGGACATCTGTGTTACAAGCCGTGAAGCGTGTACTCAAACCAGATGGACATTTTGTTTTTGATATCCTCAACGCTGCACACCCTCAAGCTGAAGATTGGGCGGTGTTGGAAACTTACTTGGGCGCGGAAGTGTTTCTAGAACCTGTCACCGAGTGGGAAAAAATAATTAACGCGGCTGGTGCTAAAGTAGTTGGACGACAACCAGGGGAGTTCTTTGATTTGTACAAGCTACGGTTTTAAGATTGGTTGGCGGGAAGAGATGAGGGGATGAGGGAAATGAGAAAGAAACATCTCAAAACTCTTGCTGTCTCCCCCAATCCCCAGTCCCCAGTCCCCAATCCCCAGTCCCTAATACTGAAATAAGGATACTATACTGATGTCGGTGGGAAGAATACGCTACGATTGGCACAAAGCAGAGATTCGCGCAGTATATGATACGCCATTGCTAGAGTTGATTTATCAAGCTGCTAGTGTACATCGGCAGTTTCATAATCCTAAACAAATACAAGTATGTAAGCTGATATCGATTAAAACAGGTGCGTGTCCTGAAGATTGTAGTTACTGCGCCCAGTCTTCTCGTTATCAAACTGAAGTCAAACCCCAAGCACTCCTTGATAAGCAAACGGTTGTGGAAATTGCCCAAAACGCTAAACAAAAGGGTGTCAGCCGTGTCTGTATGGGTGCGGCTTGGCGGGAGGTGCGAGATAATTCTCAATTTGACCGAGTTCTAGAAATGGTCAAAGATGTTACAGACATGGGTTTAGAAGTGTGCTGTACTCTGGGAATGCTGACATCTGAGCAAGCCAAGAAGTTGGAGACAGCAGGATTGTATGCTTATAACCATAACTTGGATACTTCCTCTGACTACTACAGCACTATTATTACCACGAGAACTTATGGCGATCGCCTAAACACTATCGAAAACGTCCGACAGACTAATGTTACCGTATGTTCTGGCGGCATTCTCGGTTTAGGTGAAAGCATAGATGACCGTGTGGCAATGTTACAAACCTTAGCCACCCTCAATCCTCATCCAGAATCCGTACCAATTAATATTCTCTCCCAAGTAGAAGGCACACCTCTAGAAGATCAACCAGATGTACCTGTTTGGGATGTAGTCAGAATGATTGCAACTGCACGTATAGTTATGCCCACATCGGATGTGCGTTTAAGTGCTGGTAGGGCGAGACTTTCTCAAGTGGAACAAGCCTTTTGTTTTATGGCAGGAGCA comes from the Nostoc sp. PCC 7120 = FACHB-418 genome and includes:
- a CDS encoding serine/threonine protein kinase, whose translation is MLAGKILQGGKYTLIQEVGRGGFGITFKATHHYLGHEVVMKTINERLRQHPDFAKFERQFQDEARRLATCIHPNIVRVSDFFVEDGLPYMVMEYIPGETLGDAFVLPAIPLPEETAIHYIRQIGAALQVVHNNGLLHRDVKPDNIILRQGTQEVVLIDFGIAREFNSGVRQTHTGLVSEGYAPIEQYLTQAPRTPATDVYGLAATLYALLTGQVPLPALLRDREQMPAPRELQPHLSAAVNQAVMRGMAVESRFRPPTVAEWLQLLPGSGVNLPIHALPTHVVPTIDLSVHLQEKFSGAKTSGSGKKPSPLKNLALIAQKSGTSQVFLGVIIAVVAAAAGFSATSLFSRSWTQPSAKPLFEERPMVPVGGKPQVDSSQERDNTRQNSQNYSASETTPVSPSRRRRRNLTNQPSESSNPNSNSSEQSPQPNTGESQRRNYEQPGLSPNTSSTPSLVEKLREIRSSRTAKPANTTDTSPPSSTQNSTTPVEPPANSIVVPVQPAEPKNSDSSVVVPTVEVKQNSSTDSQIPAPSQKNEKFPENTQINN
- a CDS encoding class I SAM-dependent methyltransferase produces the protein MSQKSSQSHLSTSQNPYTDNINRSDKWQQRVAQVAYRFNQQYQNQSLELPAEVQEMPIYREWISGILAGKIASPFWEMAQPQKNQHCLDIGCGVSFLIYPWRDWQAFFYGQDVSNVARDTLNSRGSQLNSKLFKGVELGAAHQLKYTLSYFDLAIATGFSCYFPLEYWTSVLQAVKRVLKPDGHFVFDILNAAHPQAEDWAVLETYLGAEVFLEPVTEWEKIINAAGAKVVGRQPGEFFDLYKLRF
- the bioB gene encoding biotin synthase BioB, which translates into the protein MSVGRIRYDWHKAEIRAVYDTPLLELIYQAASVHRQFHNPKQIQVCKLISIKTGACPEDCSYCAQSSRYQTEVKPQALLDKQTVVEIAQNAKQKGVSRVCMGAAWREVRDNSQFDRVLEMVKDVTDMGLEVCCTLGMLTSEQAKKLETAGLYAYNHNLDTSSDYYSTIITTRTYGDRLNTIENVRQTNVTVCSGGILGLGESIDDRVAMLQTLATLNPHPESVPINILSQVEGTPLEDQPDVPVWDVVRMIATARIVMPTSDVRLSAGRARLSQVEQAFCFMAGANSIFSSDDNKMLTVTTPCPDYDADQEMLNLLGLEMRPPSQRPQPVVMGNS